A single window of Lutzomyia longipalpis isolate SR_M1_2022 chromosome 1, ASM2433408v1 DNA harbors:
- the LOC129787877 gene encoding larval cuticle protein A2B-like: MVFKFVPVLAFLAVAHSLPAEAPALLKAPAAIIQPAPLIAQPAPIIAQPALLARKEYAEYDRIPQYSFGYDVKDALTGDFKSQQESRDGDIVRGQYSLLDADGRQRIVDYYADPINGFNADVKYAAAAPIAAPQPILKTPIAAPALIKAAPALAAPYARPFAYPAAFPYSAAFPYSGAFPYSAYPYAPALPYAPADFFRY; this comes from the exons ATGGTATTCAAG TTTGTTCCTGTTCTTGCCTTCTTGGCTGTGGCTCATAGTCTCCCAGCTGAGGCACCGGCTCTGCTGAAAGCACCAGCTGCCATCATCCAACCGGCTCCATTGATTGCTCAGCCAGCACCAATTATTGCTCAACCAGCTCTCCTGGCTAGGAAGGAATATGCCGAATACGATCGCATTCCTCAGTACAGCTTTGGGTACGATGTCAAGGATGCCCTGACGGGTGATTTCAAGAGTCAGCAGGAATCTCGCGATGGTGACATTGTTCGTGGACAGTACAGCCTCTTGGATGCCGATGGCAGGCAGAGAATCGTTGATTACTACGCTGATCCCATCAATGGATTCAATGCTGATGTGAAgtatgctgctgctgctcccATTGCTGCTCCTCAGCCTATCCTCAAGACACCCATTGCTGCTCCAGCTCTCATCAAGGCTGCCCCAGCTCTGGCGGCTCCCTATGCCCGACCATTTGCCTACCCCGCAGCCTTTCCCTACTCTGCTGCTTTTCCCTACTCAGGAGCTTTCCCTTACTCAGCCTACCCATACGCTCCAGCCCTTCCCTACGCTCCAGCTGACTTCTTTAGATACTAA
- the LOC129794892 gene encoding cuticle protein 21-like: MISKFVPVFAFLAVAHCRPGLQQVYQAPALLKAAPAAIIQPAPLFTEPALLARKEIYAYDANPQYNFAYDVKDTLTGDYKSQQEILEGGVVKGQYSLLEADGRQRIVNYYADPINGFNADVKYAGAAIAAPQPALVKTIAAPAILKTSYAPAYAAPAAIAAPALIKTAPAAISAPALAPALIKTAPALAPTLIKAAPAISYAQTLTPALTTYTKTLAPALAPAYAPALAPALTTYTKTLAPAYATALPYTATSIVKY; the protein is encoded by the exons ATGATTTCCAAG TTTGTTCCTGTTTTCGCATTCTTGGCGGTAGCTCACTGTCGTCCCGGACTCCAACAAGTCTACCAGGCGCCTGCATTGCTGAAAGCCGCCCCAGCAGCCATCATTCAACCAGCTCCATTGTTCACCGAGCCAGCTCTGCTAGCACGGAAAGAGATCTACGCCTATGATGCTAATCCACAGTACAATTTTGCCTATGATGTGAAAGATACTCTCACTGGGGACTACAAGAGTCAGCAAGAGATCCTCGAGGGTGGTGTAGTTAAAGGACAATACAGCCTCTTGGAAGCCGATGGAAGGCAGAGAATTGTCAACTACTATGCTGATCCAATTAATGGATTTAATGCTGATGTGAAGTATGCTGGTGCTGCTATTGCTGCCCCACAGCCAGCTCTAGTCAAAACTATTGCTGCTCCAGCTATTTTGAAGACTTCTTATGCTCCTGCATACGCAGCCCCGGCAGCTATTGCTGCTCCAGCTCTTATCAAGACTGCCCCAGCAGCCATTTCTGCTCCTGCTTTGGCTCCAGCACTCATCAAAACTGCACCTGCTCTTGCACCAACCCTTATTAAGGCTGCTCCTGCTATCTCTTATGCACAAACCCTAACTCCAGCCTTGACGACCTACACGAAAACTTTGGCTCCAGCTTTGGCTCCTGCTTATGCGCCAGCTTTGGCCCCAGCTTTAACGACCTACACGAAAACCTTGGCTCCAGCCTACGCCACAGCTCTCCCCTACACTGCCACAAGTATTGTCAAATACTAA